Proteins encoded in a region of the Zonotrichia albicollis isolate bZonAlb1 chromosome 22, bZonAlb1.hap1, whole genome shotgun sequence genome:
- the CTNS gene encoding cystinosin: protein MRTRYVLPALLSLSLALLGPGDGAIVLSVPEVVSLESGSSTNVTISLRAPLNETLVITLNITHSSKHSTIVELPDEVQFPAGHTKAEFQVKADDVGQVTVYLYPNNSNLTGPRIQFQVIHSIIVRYADEVIGWIYFVAWSISFYPQLFENWRRKSVVGLSFDFIALNLTGFIAYSVFNVGLFWIPLIKEEFLVSYPSGVNPVAINDVFFSLHAVALTLLTIIQCCIYERAGQKVSKVVVGLLALAWIFTFTTLFLAAAEVMTWLQFLFCFSYIKLAVTLIKYFPQAYMNFCRKSTEGWSIGNVLLDFTGGSFSLLQMFLQSYNNDEWRLIFGDPTKFGLGVFSIIFDIVFMAQHYCLYRSRGYEPCE, encoded by the exons atgagGACGCGGTACGTGCTCCCCGCTCTGCTGAGCCTCTCGCTGGCGCTGCTGGGGCCTGGCG ATGGAGCCATTGTGTTGTCAGTCCCTGAAGTGGTTTCTCTAGAAAGTGGAAGTTCAACAAACGTCACTATTTCTCTGAG GGCTCCACTAAACGAGACACTGGTGATAACTCTTAATATTACACACTCCTCAAAGCACAGCACCATTGTTGAACTTCCTGATGAG GTACAGTTCCCTGCAGGTCACACTAAAGCAGAGTTCCAAGTGAAAGCAGATGATGTGGGACAAGTAACAGTTTACCTTTATCCCAATAATTCCAACTTAACTGG GCCTAGGATTCAATTTCAAGTGATTCACAGCATCATAGTGAGATATGCTGATGAGGTGATTGGCTGGATCTATTTCGTTGCCTGGTCCATCTCCTTTTATCCTCAACTCTTTGAGAACTGGCGAAGGAAAAG TGTTGTTGGACTAAGCTTTGACTTCATAGCATTAAACCTTACTGGCTTTATAGCATACAGTGTGTTTAATGTTGGGCTCTTCTGGATTCCCCTGATTAAG GAGGAGTTCCTGGTCAGTTATCCCAGCGGGGTGAACCCTGTGGCCATCAATGATGTTTTCTTCAGTCTCCACGCAGTGGCCCTGACCCTCCTCACCATCATTCAGTGCTGCATCTACGAG AGAGCAGGTCAGAAAGTATCCAAAGTTGTTGTTGGACTCCTGGCACTTGCATGGATCTTCACCTTCACCACGCTgttcctggctgcagctgaggtGATGACATGGCTGCAGTTCTTGTTCTGCTTCTCCTACATTAAGTTAGCAGTCACACTGATCAAATACTTCCCACAG GCCTACATGAATTTCTGTCGGAAGAGCACTGAGGGATGGAGTATTGGAAATGTGTTACTGGACTTCACTGGGGGAAGCTTCAGCCTTCTCCAGATGTTTCTGCAGTCTTACAACAATG ATGAGTGGAGGTTAATCTTTGGAGATCCAACCAAGTTTGGCCTGGGTGTCTTCTCCATCATCTTTgacattgttttcatggcccagCACTACTGCCTGTACAGGAGCCGAGGGTATGAACCTTGTGAATAA
- the TAX1BP3 gene encoding tax1-binding protein 3, with product MAFVPGQPVTAVVQRIEIHKLRDGDNLILGFSIGGGIDQDPTQNPFSEDKTDKGIYVTRVTAGGPAEVAGLQVGDKIMQVNGWDMTMVTHDQARKRLTKRNEEVVRLLVTRQSLQKAVQQSMMS from the exons ATGGCGTTCGTACCGGGACAGCCGGTCACCGCCGTGGTG cAAAGAATTGAAATACACAAGCTTCGTGATGGTGACAATTTGATTCTGGGATTCAGCATTGGGGGTGGCATTGATCAGGACCCTACTCAGAATCCTTTCTCTGAAGACAAGACTGACAAG GGTATTTATGTAACAAGAGTGACAGCAGGAGGCCCGGCAGAAGTTGCAGGACTCCAGGTTGGAGATAAGATCATGCAG gtgaaTGGCTGGGATATGACAATGGTGACCCATGACCAGGCCAGGAAGAGGCTGACCAAAAGGAATGAGGAGGTGGTCAGGCTGCTGGTGACCAGGCAGTCCCTGCAGAAGGCTGTGCAGCAATCCATGATGTCCTAA
- the EMC6 gene encoding ER membrane protein complex subunit 6: MAAVVAKREGPQFISEAAVRGNAAILDYCRTSVSALSGATAGILGLTGLHGFIFYFLASVLLSVLLVLKAGRRWNKYFKSRRPLFTGGLVGGLFTYVLFWTFLYGMVHVY, translated from the coding sequence ATGGCCGCCGTGGTGGCCAAGCGCGAGGGGCCGCAGTTCATCAGCGAGGCGGCGGTGCGGGGCAACGCGGCCATCCTGGACTATTGCCGCACCTCGGTGTCCGCGCTGTCGGGAGCCACGGCCGGGATCCTCGGCCTCACCGGCCTGCACGGCTTCATCTTCTACTTCCTGGCCTCCGTCCTCCTGTCcgtgctgctggtgctgaagGCCGGCCGGCGGTGGAACAAGTACTTCAAGTCGCGGAGGCCGCTGTTCACGGGGGGGCTCGTGGGAGGGCTCTTCACCTACGTCCTGTTCTGGACTTTCCTGTACGGAATGGTTCACGTGTACTGA